In Pseudomonas grandcourensis, the DNA window GGGACATGCCGCCAACGCAAGAACCGCTCAACGCAGGAACGCCACCACCTGATCGGCACTGAACGGCCAGCCCAGTTCCGCACCGGTATCGACTCGCCGCAACACCGGAATTCGCAGGCTGTAGGCTGCGAACCATGTTTCATCGTCGGCGATGTCCACCAGTTCCACCAGCAGACCGCGCTCGACGAACTCCATCAACATGGCTTCGGCTACTTCACAGAGATGGCATCCAAGGGTGCCGAACAGCTGACATTCGGGAAGCATGAGCGCTCAACCAGAAAATGAAGTGACCA includes these proteins:
- a CDS encoding glutaredoxin family protein encodes the protein MLPECQLFGTLGCHLCEVAEAMLMEFVERGLLVELVDIADDETWFAAYSLRIPVLRRVDTGAELGWPFSADQVVAFLR